In one Candidatus Methylacidiphilales bacterium genomic region, the following are encoded:
- a CDS encoding ATP-binding protein: MKSHKEPDKPGFLHKAREWLKLGARTTVQITYRQRLVALLTGTLILALLILFFAFFSAYQAGLQREVLKQIIETNPNISHSQWKDAYARHEQATRNIQSVTFGALLLLLFFDALMAFLVYKEHIARYALKSHRSTSSEIERRKLTVMQRFIGLLEEAGITAAATKSPALESFIQSCRADKADLKIIEAEEPLVEIHIEMVDELTKKNILTPLVISTNARIQANKNLIKAALRQFVLNAAQAVGSNGKIIFRAYDKFAKFHGHHRRVVYLLIEDNGGGIPEDVQPFLYQHFYSTKDDRLGLGLSIAQRIAEAHGAEIHYETEKGVGSSFALVLPAVEEDENEKIAA, from the coding sequence ATGAAGTCCCATAAAGAACCGGACAAGCCAGGCTTCCTTCATAAAGCTCGTGAATGGCTCAAGCTCGGCGCTCGAACGACTGTCCAAATCACTTATCGACAACGTCTAGTAGCCTTGCTCACAGGCACATTAATTCTAGCTTTGCTAATCCTTTTCTTTGCCTTTTTTTCAGCCTATCAAGCAGGCCTACAGCGAGAGGTCCTAAAACAAATCATCGAAACAAACCCCAACATCTCACATTCACAATGGAAAGATGCCTATGCCCGGCACGAGCAGGCAACCCGTAACATTCAGAGCGTCACCTTCGGAGCCCTGCTGCTGTTGCTTTTCTTCGACGCTCTCATGGCTTTTCTAGTCTACAAAGAGCACATCGCGCGTTATGCCTTGAAATCCCATCGCTCGACATCCTCCGAAATAGAGAGGCGAAAGTTGACGGTTATGCAGCGATTTATCGGATTACTAGAAGAGGCAGGTATAACAGCCGCAGCCACCAAATCCCCTGCTCTTGAAAGTTTCATCCAAAGCTGCCGTGCTGATAAAGCAGACCTAAAAATCATTGAAGCGGAGGAACCCTTAGTCGAGATCCATATCGAAATGGTAGATGAATTAACCAAAAAAAATATTCTCACCCCACTAGTCATCTCCACTAATGCAAGAATCCAAGCCAATAAAAATTTAATTAAAGCTGCTCTAAGGCAATTTGTCCTCAACGCTGCGCAAGCTGTCGGCAGCAACGGGAAGATCATTTTCCGAGCTTACGATAAATTTGCCAAATTCCACGGGCACCACCGTCGCGTCGTCTATCTTCTTATCGAAGATAACGGCGGCGGTATCCCAGAAGATGTGCAGCCGTTTCTATACCAACATTTTTACTCGACCAAAGACGACCGGCTCGGTTTGGGGTTATCAATTGCACAACGCATAGCTGAAGCCCACGGCGCTGAAATTCACTACGAGACGGAAAAAGGCGTCGGCTCGAGTTTTGCTTTGGTGCTCCCTGCAGTAGAGGAAGACGAAAACGAAAAAATCGCAGCCTGA
- a CDS encoding transcriptional repressor has translation MPIDPRLRDKILKFMESKGARITSQRIAIIEAAFSTDEHYTAEKLHEMVKKIDRSVSRATVYRTLPLLVESGHLHELDLGRGQTYYDPNYIKHPKHNHLICMDCDKIFEFEDEGLERREDAITRKLGFTPTDKQLRIRASCETLRKKGTCSRAKK, from the coding sequence ATGCCCATAGACCCTCGATTGAGAGATAAAATCCTTAAATTCATGGAGAGCAAAGGCGCTCGGATCACATCACAACGAATAGCGATCATCGAAGCAGCTTTTAGCACAGATGAACACTACACAGCTGAAAAACTCCATGAAATGGTCAAAAAAATAGACCGCTCCGTCTCACGAGCTACGGTCTACCGCACCCTCCCTCTACTCGTAGAAAGCGGACACCTCCACGAGCTCGATTTAGGCCGCGGGCAGACCTACTACGATCCGAATTACATCAAGCATCCCAAACATAACCACTTGATCTGCATGGACTGCGACAAGATCTTCGAGTTTGAAGACGAAGGACTAGAACGCCGTGAAGATGCCATCACACGAAAGCTTGGCTTCACTCCCACCGATAAACAACTGCGAATCCGCGCTTCTTGTGAAACCTTGCGGAAAAAGGGCACTTGCTCAAGGGCCAAAAAATAA
- the miaB gene encoding tRNA (N6-isopentenyl adenosine(37)-C2)-methylthiotransferase MiaB, which translates to MDTPPSVYIKTYGCQMNVRDSEQVARQLEAKGYRLTDSESDADVILINTCSVRDMAEQKALGSMANLQRLRRRKPHLIMGFMGCMAQSRGATILDTLPDVDLIIGTQKFHRVVDYIEDLRSQPSSSRAPIVDVDEEPDSQNTIKDHLLRPNQVSAYVSIMQGCNMHCTFCIVPSTRGPERSRPISEIVAEVKSLADQGIKEVTLLGQIVNLYGRHEFPSINGKTPFVQLLEAVCAVPGIERVRFTSPHPIGYKKDLIAAFSYLPQLCEHVHLPLQSGSNRILKAMHRGYTREKFISLVQELRSACPDLAISTDIIVGFPGETEEDFQATCELVQELRFDQSFIFRYSPRRNTPAAALPNAISEEEKLSRNHRLLAIQDKIALEKGQALIGQTVEILVEGESKNNPKRFQGRTRTNRLVLIEANERWRGQLLNVTIKETPNGYTFYADPYLVGFTSPNSLSPASLSA; encoded by the coding sequence ATGGATACGCCTCCTTCTGTGTATATCAAAACCTACGGCTGCCAGATGAACGTGCGCGACTCCGAACAGGTCGCCCGCCAACTTGAAGCCAAAGGATATCGTCTAACAGATTCCGAAAGCGATGCCGACGTGATCCTCATCAATACCTGCAGCGTCCGCGATATGGCCGAGCAGAAAGCTCTCGGCAGCATGGCCAATCTCCAGAGACTTCGCCGTAGAAAACCTCATCTCATCATGGGTTTCATGGGCTGCATGGCACAGAGCCGAGGCGCCACAATTTTGGATACTTTGCCCGACGTGGATTTAATTATTGGCACGCAGAAATTCCATCGGGTTGTCGATTACATCGAAGATCTGAGGTCTCAGCCCTCCTCAAGCCGCGCGCCAATCGTTGATGTCGATGAAGAACCTGATTCTCAAAACACGATCAAAGACCATTTGCTGCGCCCAAATCAAGTTTCGGCTTATGTCTCGATCATGCAAGGCTGCAACATGCATTGCACTTTTTGCATTGTGCCTTCGACTCGAGGGCCAGAGCGTTCCCGTCCTATTTCTGAAATTGTAGCAGAAGTAAAATCGCTAGCAGATCAAGGAATTAAAGAAGTCACGCTGTTAGGGCAAATCGTTAACCTTTATGGTCGTCACGAGTTTCCTTCGATAAATGGCAAGACCCCATTTGTGCAGCTTCTTGAGGCTGTCTGTGCGGTGCCGGGCATTGAACGCGTTCGTTTTACCTCCCCTCACCCGATCGGCTACAAGAAAGATCTTATCGCTGCCTTTTCCTATCTACCGCAGCTCTGTGAGCATGTGCATCTTCCTCTTCAATCCGGGAGCAACCGCATACTGAAAGCGATGCATCGAGGTTACACCCGTGAAAAATTCATTTCGCTCGTGCAGGAACTTCGCTCCGCCTGCCCCGATCTTGCTATCAGCACCGACATCATAGTCGGTTTTCCAGGAGAAACGGAAGAAGACTTTCAAGCCACGTGTGAACTCGTTCAAGAGCTACGTTTTGATCAATCCTTTATATTTCGCTACTCTCCGCGGCGGAACACGCCGGCTGCCGCTCTTCCAAATGCTATTTCTGAAGAAGAGAAGCTCTCCCGCAATCACCGTCTTTTAGCGATCCAAGACAAGATTGCTCTTGAAAAAGGCCAAGCTTTGATCGGGCAGACTGTCGAGATCCTCGTTGAGGGGGAGAGCAAAAATAATCCTAAACGCTTTCAAGGTCGCACCCGCACCAATCGGCTTGTGTTGATAGAGGCCAATGAGCGGTGGCGGGGTCAGCTCTTAAATGTGACGATCAAAGAGACGCCTAATGGCTACACGTTTTATGCCGACCCATATCTTGTAGGTTTTACATCGCCCAATTCGCTGAGCCCCGCTTCACTTTCTGCTTGA
- the dnaA gene encoding chromosomal replication initiator protein DnaA has product MPYPPFTPPSRHASDMSQHQNQWKQICDHLRQLLPADAVDRWFIPLVCTHIGDKTIELIADNEIYPTWIEENYLPLLKSAIETVVGKPLSVKISTLSPGQPPETPASRSHRPSRNATSREHEEDIDRESINERHRFDNFVVGPNNQFAHAAALAVAHNTARSYNPLFLHGRAGLGKTHLMQAIGNYLIEKKRHLRVRYITCETFCNDFIAAVSKGQGPLLERFRKRYRQVDVLLIDDIQFLAGKDRSQEEFFHTFNALFDGSKQIVITADSPPNEIANLEKRLVSRFEWGLTAELLVPDQETRRAILAQKLKQMQTYLPDEILALIAARISSSIRRLEGALNRVAVYASLHQGRITVAQAENLLKDLFQQEQRPSISIELIQRRVAEAYDVRLGDLTGRRRPAHIALPRQIAMYLARQLTNSSLMEIGDAFGGRDHGTVLHAYREISRRMTEDPRLKQMIDTLVEKLKDA; this is encoded by the coding sequence ATGCCATACCCGCCATTCACCCCACCTTCCCGCCACGCCTCAGATATGTCACAACACCAAAATCAATGGAAACAAATCTGCGACCATCTCCGCCAACTTCTTCCAGCCGATGCAGTGGATCGATGGTTTATCCCACTCGTCTGCACACACATCGGCGATAAGACCATCGAGCTAATTGCTGATAACGAAATCTACCCCACCTGGATTGAGGAAAATTACCTTCCCCTCCTTAAAAGCGCAATTGAGACAGTTGTAGGAAAACCCCTCTCTGTCAAAATATCTACCTTATCCCCTGGCCAACCCCCAGAGACGCCCGCATCGCGAAGTCATCGACCCTCTCGCAATGCGACATCCAGAGAGCATGAAGAAGACATCGACCGCGAAAGCATCAACGAACGCCACCGCTTCGATAATTTCGTCGTCGGTCCCAACAACCAATTCGCCCACGCCGCCGCGCTAGCCGTCGCCCACAACACCGCGCGATCCTACAATCCCCTCTTCCTCCACGGTCGCGCCGGGCTTGGCAAAACCCATCTCATGCAAGCCATCGGCAACTACCTCATCGAAAAGAAGCGCCACCTCCGCGTCCGTTACATCACCTGTGAGACCTTTTGCAACGACTTCATCGCCGCCGTCAGTAAAGGTCAAGGACCACTCCTCGAGCGGTTTCGAAAACGTTACCGCCAAGTAGACGTCCTACTTATAGACGACATCCAATTCCTCGCTGGAAAAGACCGCTCTCAAGAAGAATTCTTCCACACCTTCAACGCCCTCTTTGACGGATCAAAACAAATTGTCATCACCGCCGACTCTCCACCCAACGAAATCGCCAATTTAGAAAAACGCCTCGTCTCCCGCTTTGAATGGGGACTGACGGCAGAGCTCCTGGTGCCTGATCAAGAGACTCGAAGGGCTATACTCGCCCAGAAACTCAAACAAATGCAGACCTACCTTCCTGATGAAATACTCGCATTAATTGCTGCCCGCATCTCCTCTAGCATACGGCGCCTGGAAGGTGCCCTCAATCGCGTCGCCGTGTATGCCTCTCTCCATCAAGGACGCATCACCGTCGCACAAGCTGAAAATCTCCTCAAAGACCTCTTCCAACAAGAACAACGCCCCTCGATTTCCATCGAGCTCATACAACGACGAGTCGCTGAAGCCTACGATGTGCGGCTCGGCGATCTCACAGGACGCCGCCGCCCAGCTCACATTGCCCTGCCCAGACAAATCGCCATGTATCTCGCACGCCAGCTCACCAATTCCTCACTCATGGAAATCGGAGACGCTTTCGGAGGACGCGATCACGGCACCGTCCTCCACGCATATCGAGAAATATCACGGCGCATGACTGAAGACCCGCGCCTCAAGCAAATGATAGATACCCTCGTCGAAAAGCTAAAAGATGCTTAG
- a CDS encoding PEP-CTERM sorting domain-containing protein (PEP-CTERM proteins occur, often in large numbers, in the proteomes of bacteria that also encode an exosortase, a predicted intramembrane cysteine proteinase. The presence of a PEP-CTERM domain at a protein's C-terminus predicts cleavage within the sorting domain, followed by covalent anchoring to some some component of the (usually Gram-negative) cell surface. Many PEP-CTERM proteins exhibit an unusual sequence composition that includes large numbers of potential glycosylation sites. Expression of one such protein has been shown restore the ability of a bacterium to form floc, a type of biofilm.), with translation MNKLVITLAVLTPLTSALSQPIAYEGFAIPPYAGTGPLSAAPNNSANPAAWNAGAQWYGDGATSSSLTLSYDVLPSSEGHAVFNNVNGRSSRKLILDSNILGTLIDGGKIGGANASGNLYLSFMMTVPTAGSFSALELHDNVNADPNRRFEIRWNGSEFEARAATDATPGTDSAGDASQNLGSSAGANFFVVKFQFNAGASNDIITVWRNPQLGVTDAPGGFTLTNVFDSQFTELSIANFGGGLVRFDEFRLGTTWAAVAIPEPSTYALIIGGSLLLGYIVRRRRDSN, from the coding sequence ATGAATAAACTTGTAATCACCTTAGCTGTTTTAACCCCACTAACATCAGCTCTCTCTCAGCCAATTGCATATGAAGGATTTGCTATCCCGCCCTACGCAGGGACCGGGCCACTTTCAGCCGCACCCAACAATTCTGCTAACCCTGCAGCATGGAATGCTGGAGCACAGTGGTATGGAGATGGAGCGACATCGTCGTCTCTCACATTAAGTTACGATGTATTGCCCTCCAGCGAGGGGCACGCAGTATTTAATAATGTAAACGGCAGGTCCTCAAGAAAGCTAATACTTGACTCTAATATACTTGGCACTCTGATAGATGGTGGGAAAATTGGTGGAGCTAATGCATCAGGGAATTTGTATCTGAGCTTCATGATGACCGTTCCCACAGCGGGAAGTTTTTCTGCCCTTGAACTACACGACAACGTAAACGCTGATCCAAACAGGCGTTTTGAGATTCGCTGGAATGGCTCAGAATTTGAAGCACGTGCTGCCACCGATGCTACTCCAGGCACGGATAGCGCAGGAGATGCATCACAAAATTTAGGAAGTTCAGCGGGAGCCAATTTTTTTGTAGTGAAATTCCAATTTAATGCCGGTGCAAGCAACGACATAATCACTGTATGGAGAAATCCGCAGCTTGGTGTGACGGATGCTCCAGGTGGTTTCACCTTAACAAATGTGTTTGATTCACAATTCACAGAATTATCCATCGCCAACTTTGGTGGAGGCCTTGTGCGGTTCGATGAATTCAGACTCGGCACCACATGGGCGGCTGTAGCAATCCCTGAACCATCTACTTATGCCCTGATTATCGGTGGATCCTTACTCTTGGGTTACATTGTTCGCCGTCGTCGAGACAGCAATTAA
- a CDS encoding CDP-alcohol phosphatidyltransferase family protein: MKIKMTWANRITLFRLILIPVFITFMLYYAEASQNETNPDLWRWLALTTFVLAAVSDAIDGYLARHFNQFTPLGSVLDPIADKLLMLSAVLTLSFIHIRGGVGLPLWFPVIIISRDIFLLIGSIIVYLTVHGFDVKPHWTGKWATFFQLTAIIAALMGYPHAIWICLTAALFTVISTCFYVAAALRLIASSPYYQTVKKD; encoded by the coding sequence ATGAAAATCAAAATGACTTGGGCTAACCGCATCACCCTTTTCCGCCTGATTCTCATCCCGGTTTTTATCACCTTCATGCTATACTATGCCGAGGCTTCCCAGAACGAAACCAACCCGGACCTATGGCGCTGGCTAGCACTTACCACTTTTGTGCTGGCAGCTGTGTCCGACGCAATCGATGGCTATTTAGCTCGCCATTTCAATCAATTTACCCCGCTAGGATCTGTGCTAGACCCCATCGCCGACAAGCTTCTCATGCTAAGCGCAGTCCTAACCCTAAGTTTTATCCACATTCGAGGAGGTGTAGGCCTTCCACTATGGTTTCCCGTGATCATAATCAGCCGCGACATCTTTCTACTCATAGGCTCAATTATAGTTTACCTTACCGTCCATGGCTTCGACGTAAAACCCCATTGGACAGGCAAATGGGCGACATTCTTTCAACTCACAGCAATTATTGCTGCGCTGATGGGCTACCCTCACGCAATTTGGATTTGCCTTACCGCAGCTTTATTTACCGTGATCTCAACATGTTTCTACGTCGCCGCTGCCTTGCGCCTCATCGCCTCAAGCCCCTACTATCAGACAGTAAAGAAAGACTAG
- a CDS encoding ATP-dependent Clp protease ATP-binding subunit: MNNFTPRAQQVLALARKEADRFNHNYVGTEHLLLGLIKLSQGVAVNVLTKLGIDLETVRIEVEKQVGTGPEAKVTGNIPYTPRVKKVLALASKEAKALNHTYVGTEHILLGLLREGEGVAARVLKSLDLDLEKARNEILKELDPNFTPPEETTEQEDDDAVASASAPETQGTKNTIKTPALKAFGRDLTELARKGELDPVIGRRNEIERVIQILCRRTKNNPVLIGEAGVGKTAIVEGLAQEIVAGNVPDLLSDKRVIMLDLALMVAGTKYRGQFEERIKAVMDEIRKSKNVILFIDEMHTMVGAGAAEGALDASNIIKPALARGELQCIGATTLAEFRKHIEKDAALERRFQQVLVDPPSIEDTIEILRGLRPKYEAHHHARFTDEAIEQAVRLSERYLTNRYLPDKAIDVLDEAGARARISVTSRPPEIKQMEEELQAIKSQKEASIKAQNFEKAASLRDQEKKLKERLDKTIAEWKAKREEQIVEVNADDIMHVVAKWTGVPLERMSQKDRDRILRVAEELKGKVIGQDEAVQALGKALQRARADLKDPKRPIGSFIFLGPTGVGKTLLAKTLAEYMFGTPDALIQIDMSEYMEKFNVSRLIGAPPGYVGYEEGGQLTEKVRRRPYSVVLFDEIEKAHPEVWNVLLQILEEGIITDSLGHKVDFRNTIIILTSNVGAEVIANKGALGFGSQPDSMSYEQTKERMLDIAKKTFRPEFLNRLDDIIVFRSLNREDLSKIVHIEVKKLSDRLQKSHQLTLNLDAKAIDFLIQKGYDPANGARPLRRAIEKYLEQPLAEELLKESLQQASQILVSTDTAGSCLSFEASSEPNERRSQQIEKTPG, translated from the coding sequence ATGAATAATTTCACCCCCCGTGCCCAGCAAGTGTTGGCCTTGGCACGAAAAGAAGCTGACCGCTTCAATCATAATTACGTCGGCACTGAGCACCTACTTTTAGGCTTGATTAAGCTCAGCCAAGGTGTTGCCGTGAACGTATTGACGAAATTAGGCATCGATCTAGAGACCGTGCGAATTGAGGTCGAAAAACAAGTCGGCACTGGTCCAGAAGCCAAAGTGACAGGGAATATTCCCTATACACCGAGAGTAAAGAAAGTGTTGGCTTTAGCTAGCAAAGAAGCCAAGGCGTTAAATCATACTTACGTCGGCACAGAGCATATATTACTGGGGTTACTGCGAGAAGGAGAGGGTGTAGCTGCGCGTGTCTTGAAAAGTCTAGATTTGGACTTGGAGAAAGCACGAAACGAAATTTTAAAAGAGCTGGATCCCAACTTCACCCCTCCGGAGGAAACAACAGAACAAGAAGACGACGATGCAGTCGCTTCTGCTAGTGCCCCTGAAACTCAGGGAACAAAGAACACAATAAAAACCCCGGCCTTAAAAGCTTTCGGTCGTGACCTCACTGAGCTTGCCCGCAAAGGCGAACTTGATCCTGTGATCGGGCGTAGAAACGAAATCGAACGCGTCATTCAAATCCTCTGCCGTCGCACCAAGAACAACCCGGTGCTCATCGGCGAAGCTGGTGTGGGCAAGACAGCGATAGTGGAAGGATTGGCTCAGGAGATCGTGGCAGGAAATGTGCCTGATTTACTTTCCGATAAACGCGTCATCATGCTTGACCTAGCTTTGATGGTCGCTGGCACGAAGTATCGCGGTCAATTTGAAGAGCGGATCAAAGCTGTGATGGATGAGATTAGGAAATCAAAAAACGTTATCTTATTCATCGACGAAATGCATACGATGGTCGGTGCAGGCGCTGCAGAAGGTGCACTGGATGCCTCGAATATCATTAAACCCGCCTTAGCACGAGGAGAACTGCAGTGCATCGGGGCAACAACACTAGCTGAGTTTCGCAAGCATATAGAAAAGGACGCCGCCTTAGAAAGACGTTTTCAACAAGTCCTCGTAGATCCTCCAAGCATAGAGGACACTATTGAGATTCTCCGCGGTCTGCGCCCAAAATACGAAGCGCATCATCATGCAAGATTCACTGATGAAGCAATCGAGCAAGCCGTGCGTCTATCTGAACGTTATTTGACTAACCGCTATCTTCCAGACAAAGCGATCGATGTGCTCGACGAAGCGGGGGCTCGCGCTCGTATCTCTGTCACGTCAAGGCCTCCAGAAATCAAACAAATGGAAGAAGAGCTCCAGGCCATCAAAAGCCAAAAAGAAGCAAGCATCAAAGCTCAAAATTTCGAAAAAGCTGCAAGCCTCCGTGACCAGGAAAAAAAACTTAAAGAACGCCTCGATAAAACGATTGCTGAGTGGAAAGCAAAACGTGAAGAACAAATAGTGGAGGTGAACGCTGACGACATCATGCACGTCGTTGCCAAATGGACAGGTGTGCCGCTAGAGCGCATGTCTCAAAAGGACCGCGATCGTATACTCAGAGTCGCTGAAGAACTCAAAGGGAAGGTCATCGGTCAAGATGAAGCTGTCCAAGCTCTAGGCAAAGCCTTACAACGAGCTCGCGCTGATCTGAAAGATCCCAAACGTCCGATTGGTTCTTTCATTTTCCTTGGACCTACGGGAGTAGGTAAAACCCTTCTGGCGAAAACTCTAGCCGAATACATGTTCGGCACACCTGATGCGCTCATTCAGATCGATATGAGCGAATACATGGAGAAATTTAATGTTTCCCGACTGATCGGTGCACCTCCAGGATATGTCGGCTATGAGGAAGGCGGTCAACTTACTGAAAAAGTGCGTCGCCGCCCATACAGCGTAGTCCTATTCGACGAAATAGAAAAAGCCCATCCTGAGGTCTGGAATGTGCTTCTACAAATCCTTGAGGAAGGGATAATCACAGATAGCCTTGGCCACAAAGTAGATTTTCGCAACACGATTATCATCCTCACTTCCAATGTCGGTGCTGAAGTGATCGCCAATAAAGGCGCTCTCGGATTCGGTTCACAACCGGACTCCATGAGCTACGAGCAAACAAAAGAACGCATGCTCGATATAGCTAAAAAAACATTCCGCCCCGAATTTCTAAACCGACTGGACGACATCATCGTCTTTCGATCCCTAAACCGTGAAGATTTATCGAAAATCGTCCATATCGAAGTCAAAAAGCTCTCTGATAGACTCCAGAAATCCCATCAGTTAACCCTAAACTTAGATGCAAAAGCCATCGACTTTCTCATTCAAAAAGGCTACGATCCTGCTAATGGCGCGCGTCCTCTACGACGTGCAATCGAGAAATACCTAGAGCAACCGCTCGCGGAAGAATTACTCAAGGAAAGCCTCCAACAGGCCTCGCAAATCCTCGTCTCCACGGATACAGCGGGAAGTTGCCTCTCCTTCGAAGCTTCCTCTGAGCCAAATGAAAGGCGATCTCAACAAATTGAAAAAACCCCAGGATGA
- a CDS encoding glycosyltransferase family 9 protein: MKPVLIRWIDFWLGVPLCVIATALRRMMEVGSNFWGRKNTDRQPRSVVFVQVTEIGAKVLAAPAYAYAAERVGWRNVYVLTFSDSVELLSIMGGVPEENVLALRKKNLFVFGWDLLGALWRLRKLGVEGCVNYEFFSRAGALISWATGARVRAGLHRFTSELPYCGDLFTHRVNYNFSLHTAETFMVLVQALFSKRSEEPFLKERIERKLVPPVFVPTSRDEEEVDELLRSMGAQSHGRRRWIFNPNAGDLLPLRKWPMKHWEELVRLVAERYPDVDFIVTGTASERGAVEDAIRRWPKGRVINLCGLTTLRQLLTLYCRCEVLVTNDSGPGHFASLTGIPVVVLFGPETPALWAPLGDRVRALNLGLACSPCVSVFNHRFSPCRNNVCMQEMQPSFVLGAVESLLAGELKG, translated from the coding sequence TTGAAGCCGGTATTGATACGTTGGATTGATTTTTGGTTGGGGGTGCCGTTGTGTGTGATCGCCACAGCGTTGCGGCGGATGATGGAGGTAGGAAGTAATTTTTGGGGGAGAAAAAACACGGATAGGCAGCCTCGGTCAGTAGTTTTTGTGCAAGTTACTGAGATAGGCGCTAAGGTGTTAGCAGCTCCGGCATACGCTTATGCAGCTGAGCGAGTGGGTTGGAGGAATGTGTATGTGTTGACGTTTTCTGATAGTGTAGAGTTACTCTCGATCATGGGGGGGGTGCCGGAAGAGAATGTGTTGGCGCTGCGGAAGAAGAATCTTTTTGTTTTCGGTTGGGATTTACTGGGAGCGTTGTGGCGTTTACGGAAGCTAGGCGTAGAAGGCTGCGTGAATTATGAGTTTTTCTCGCGCGCGGGAGCACTGATTTCTTGGGCGACGGGGGCTAGGGTGCGCGCGGGGTTGCACCGCTTTACCAGTGAGCTGCCTTATTGTGGCGATTTATTTACCCATAGGGTGAACTATAATTTTAGCCTTCACACGGCTGAGACTTTTATGGTGCTGGTGCAGGCGCTTTTTAGTAAGCGGTCGGAGGAGCCTTTTTTGAAGGAAAGGATCGAGAGAAAGCTTGTGCCGCCCGTATTTGTGCCGACGTCGAGAGATGAGGAGGAGGTGGATGAACTCTTGCGAAGCATGGGGGCTCAATCTCATGGCCGAAGGCGTTGGATCTTCAATCCTAATGCCGGAGACTTGTTGCCGCTGCGAAAATGGCCGATGAAACACTGGGAGGAATTGGTCAGGCTTGTGGCTGAACGTTATCCTGATGTGGATTTTATTGTGACGGGGACGGCTTCCGAGCGAGGTGCTGTGGAGGATGCTATTCGAAGATGGCCTAAGGGGCGTGTAATCAATTTGTGTGGTCTCACGACGTTGAGACAGCTTTTAACGCTGTATTGCCGATGCGAAGTCTTGGTCACGAACGATAGTGGGCCTGGACATTTTGCGTCTTTGACGGGGATTCCTGTGGTTGTGCTTTTTGGTCCTGAGACGCCTGCGCTTTGGGCTCCGCTGGGGGATAGGGTGCGTGCTTTGAATTTGGGATTGGCTTGCAGTCCTTGTGTGAGTGTTTTTAACCATCGTTTTTCTCCTTGTCGGAATAATGTGTGTATGCAGGAGATGCAGCCTTCTTTTGTGCTGGGTGCAGTGGAGTCGCTGCTTGCTGGAGAGTTGAAGGGATAG